A region from the Acyrthosiphon pisum isolate AL4f chromosome A1, pea_aphid_22Mar2018_4r6ur, whole genome shotgun sequence genome encodes:
- the LOC107884642 gene encoding uncharacterized protein LOC107884642 isoform X2, giving the protein MRIVKKIGQFTTFFENIRQYPDKFFEYYRMWISSFDELLKTLRPHITKNTTEFRNPISAEERLTITLRYLSTGTCFAVLKFDFCVGRITIGVIVKDTCKVIWSTLNSKEMPKPTKEDWEQ; this is encoded by the exons ATGCGGATCGTGAAAAAAATAGGCCAGTTTacgacattttttgaaaatattagacaatatcCTGATAAATTCTTCGAGTATTACCGTATGTGGATTTCAAGTTTTGATGAGTTGCTAAAAACTCTACGTCCACATATAACGAAAAATACCACAGAATTTCGTAATCCGATATCTGCTGAGGAACGTCTAACAATTACTTTAag atatttatcaaCCGGTACATGCTTCGctgtattaaaatttgatttttgtgtgGGAAGAATTACGATTGGAGTGATCGTAAAAGACACTTGTAAAGTTATATGGTCAACTTTAAATTCAAAAGAGATGCCTAAACCGACTAAAGAAGATTGG GAGCAATAG
- the LOC107884642 gene encoding uncharacterized protein LOC107884642 isoform X1 — protein MRIVKKIGQFTTFFENIRQYPDKFFEYYRMWISSFDELLKTLRPHITKNTTEFRNPISAEERLTITLRYLSTGTCFAVLKFDFCVGRITIGVIVKDTCKVIWSTLNSKEMPKPTKEDWVEISNILYTKTNFPNCLGAIDNKHIRCRNPNNSGSFYFNYKKFFSIVLMAIVDANLNFVVIDVGSYGREGDSNVFKECAYCIW, from the exons ATGCGGATCGTGAAAAAAATAGGCCAGTTTacgacattttttgaaaatattagacaatatcCTGATAAATTCTTCGAGTATTACCGTATGTGGATTTCAAGTTTTGATGAGTTGCTAAAAACTCTACGTCCACATATAACGAAAAATACCACAGAATTTCGTAATCCGATATCTGCTGAGGAACGTCTAACAATTACTTTAag atatttatcaaCCGGTACATGCTTCGctgtattaaaatttgatttttgtgtgGGAAGAATTACGATTGGAGTGATCGTAAAAGACACTTGTAAAGTTATATGGTCAACTTTAAATTCAAAAGAGATGCCTAAACCGACTAAAGAAGATTGGgtggaaatatcaaatatattatatactaaaacaaATTTTCCAAATTGTCTAGGAGCAATAGACAACAAACATATAAGGTGTAGAAATCCTAACAACTCCGGTTCGTTCTACTTTAATTATAAGAAGTTTTTCTCTATCGTTTTGATGGCAATAGTTGATGCAAATTTGAATTTCGTTGTAATCGATGTCGGTTCATATGGTCGTGAAGGGGACTCCAATGTGTTCAAGGAGTGTGCATACTGCATTTGGTAA
- the LOC100166965 gene encoding eukaryotic translation initiation factor 4 gamma 3 isoform X1, translating to MQLVKVSTKDGKTVSFKKLIISKCQSSYELHEAQEIDAAKKLTEINSCKDPEKKKELQLEFEFEKNERRLRKRSLGNCRFMGELFKQKILTPNIMLYCIVHLVTKHDEESLECLCILLKIVGKELEQFYDLNHTFDKLTALTSSDMESKISSGIQFMIQEVIDLRRHKWISEKQDCLRGGGYKSHHINENKWNVVQNNTKYKQPNYQIDQSIGQRFKENTSVTTLGPPTWLMEPSTSPHIMSKKTTAQKLLFPQPISLINSSNSSQLKGTVEKPVSELDSKMANKINMKCKNILIEYEQVQNLDDIIYSLSEDETSVIRTRHEEFVTSISLITLDSSPITRTTIAGKIFAKLLSKKILSMVAITRGIDAVLKEWNEYLMDYPQFFSYIAAIIAPLLLSQNASFDFNNLKDSCTSIRPDNSSTFFTEVLNKVLSSKETQNIKEQLGGILWIYNKWMTSEYVPLDVFMPNNQINKYFKNDRIGIFLLSIAMYDKMKMTDSKPLYDVLHSWISTNISAEIIKCPQFVRALTIAIVIVCSKPKHSYGDFFDHVHVKLLTCYIRSEPLPEPEIQAREVQCLYGIQIMSAALEHPGGMVLRLFHKLYQDSVISKESFELWKKEDEFKAGFDEDLETKTMAVVVLNSFFLSLAANDSDEEETAE from the exons ATGCAATTAGTAAAAGTTAGTACTAAAGATGGCAAAACagtatcttttaaaaaattaataataagtaaatgtcAAAGTTCCTATGAATTACACGAAGCCCAAGAAATAGATGCTGCTAAGAAACTCACTGAAATCAATTCTTGCAAAGATCCA gaaaagaaaaaagaacttcaacttgaatttgaatttgaaaaaaatgaaagaagATTACGCAAACGTTCTTTAGGAAATTGccg atttatgggtgaattatttaaacaaaaaattcttactccaaatattatgttgtattgcATTGTGCATTTAGTCACTAAACATGATGAAGAATCACTTGAGTGTCTATGCATTTTATTAAAGATAGTTGGAAAAGAATTAGAACAA ttttatgatttaaatcatACTTTTGACAAATTAACAGCTTTAACATCCAGTGACATGGAATCCAAGATTTCATCTGGAATACAATTCATGATACAGGAAGTCATCGATTTACGTAGGCATAAATGGATATCTGAAAAACAAGATTGTCTTCGAGGTGGTGGATATAAAAGTCACCATAT AAATGAGAATAAGTGGAATgttgttcaaaataatacaaagtataAGCAACCAAATTACCAAATTGACCAATCCATAGGACAACGTTTtaag GAAAACACATCTGTTACAACCTTGGGCCCACCTACATGGTTAATGGAACCATCAACTTCgccacatattat gtcAAAGAAAACCACAGCACAGAAGCTTCTGTTTCCTCAACccatttctttaataaattcTTCTAATTCATCACAACTTAAAGGAACTGTTGAAAAACCAGTGTCAGAATTGGACTCAAAAATggctaataaaattaatatgaaatgtaaaaacatcCTTATTGAATATGAGCAAGTGCAAAATTTAGAT gatataatttattcattatcgGAAGATGAAACTTCGGTGATCCGCACAAGGCATGAAGAGTTTGTAACATCAATTTCACTTATAACTTTAGATAGTAGTCCAATTACCCGAACAACGATAGCAGGAAAAATTTTTGCAAAACTTTTATCTAAGAAAATTCTTTCTATGGTTGCCATAACTCGagg aattgatGCTGTTCTTAAAGAATGGAATGAGTATTTGATGGATTATCCTCAATTTTTCTCCTATATTGCTGCCATTATTg ctccattattattatcacagaatgcttcctttgattttaataatttaaaagattcTTGTACATCAATACGACCTGACAATTCTAGTACATTTTTTACAGAAGTATTAAATAAAGTTCTTAGTTCCAAAGAAACGCAGAACATTAAAGAA CAACTAGGTGGTATATTGTGGATTTACAACAAGTGGATGACGTCAGAATATGTTCCTCTTGACGTATTTATGCCtaataaccaaataaataaatattttaaaaatgat cgAATTGGAATATTCCTTTTATCTATTGCCATGTATGATAAAATGAAGATGACTGATAGTAAACCTCTGTACGATGTATTGCACAGTTGGATAAGT actaatATCAGtgctgaaataataaaatgcccTCAGTTTGTGCGAGCATTAACTATAGCCATTGTCATTGTATGCTCTA AACCGAAACATTCATATGGAGATTTCTTTGATCATGTTCATGTGAAATTGTTGACCTGTTATATTCGGTCTGAACCGCTTCCGGAACCTGAAATCCAGGCAAGGGAAGTACAATGTCTATATGGCATTCAAATTATGTCTGCTGCGCTTGAACATCCTGGAG GAATGGTATTAAGACTGTTCCATAAGCTCTATCAGGATAGTGTTATAAGTAAAGAATCATTTGAATTATGGAAAAAAGAAGATGAATTCAAAGCTGGATTCGATGAAGACCTAGAAACAAAAACTATGGCTGTAGTAGTTTTAAATTCATTCTTCCTTTCACTTGCAGCAAATGATTCTGATGAGGAAGAAACAGCTGAGTAG
- the LOC100166965 gene encoding eukaryotic translation initiation factor 4 gamma isoform X2, with the protein MQLVKVSTKDGKTVSFKKLIISKCQSSYELHEAQEIDAAKKLTEINSCKDPEKKKELQLEFEFEKNERRLRKRSLGNCRFMGELFKQKILTPNIMLYCIVHLVTKHDEESLECLCILLKIVGKELEQFYDLNHTFDKLTALTSSDMESKISSGIQFMIQEVIDLRRHKWISEKQDCLRGGGYKSHHINENKWNVVQNNTKYKQPNYQIDQSIGQRFKENTSVTTLGPPTWLMEPSTSPHIMSKKTTAQKLLFPQPISLINSSNSSQLKGTVEKPVSELDSKMANKINMKCKNILIEYEQVQNLDDIIYSLSEDETSVIRTRHEEFVTSISLITLDSSPITRTTIAGKIFAKLLSKKILSMVAITRGIDAVLKEWNEYLMDYPQFFSYIAAIIAPLLLSQNASFDFNNLKDSCTSIRPDNSSTFFTEVLNKVLSSKETQNIKEQLGGILWIYNKWMTSEYVPLDVFMPNNQINKYFKNDRIGIFLLSIAMYDKMKMTDSKPLYDVLHSWISTNISAEIIKCPQFVRALTIAIVIVCSKPKHSYGDFFDHVHVKLLTCYIRSEPLPEPEIQAREVQCLYGIQIMSAALEHPGDCSISSIRIVL; encoded by the exons ATGCAATTAGTAAAAGTTAGTACTAAAGATGGCAAAACagtatcttttaaaaaattaataataagtaaatgtcAAAGTTCCTATGAATTACACGAAGCCCAAGAAATAGATGCTGCTAAGAAACTCACTGAAATCAATTCTTGCAAAGATCCA gaaaagaaaaaagaacttcaacttgaatttgaatttgaaaaaaatgaaagaagATTACGCAAACGTTCTTTAGGAAATTGccg atttatgggtgaattatttaaacaaaaaattcttactccaaatattatgttgtattgcATTGTGCATTTAGTCACTAAACATGATGAAGAATCACTTGAGTGTCTATGCATTTTATTAAAGATAGTTGGAAAAGAATTAGAACAA ttttatgatttaaatcatACTTTTGACAAATTAACAGCTTTAACATCCAGTGACATGGAATCCAAGATTTCATCTGGAATACAATTCATGATACAGGAAGTCATCGATTTACGTAGGCATAAATGGATATCTGAAAAACAAGATTGTCTTCGAGGTGGTGGATATAAAAGTCACCATAT AAATGAGAATAAGTGGAATgttgttcaaaataatacaaagtataAGCAACCAAATTACCAAATTGACCAATCCATAGGACAACGTTTtaag GAAAACACATCTGTTACAACCTTGGGCCCACCTACATGGTTAATGGAACCATCAACTTCgccacatattat gtcAAAGAAAACCACAGCACAGAAGCTTCTGTTTCCTCAACccatttctttaataaattcTTCTAATTCATCACAACTTAAAGGAACTGTTGAAAAACCAGTGTCAGAATTGGACTCAAAAATggctaataaaattaatatgaaatgtaaaaacatcCTTATTGAATATGAGCAAGTGCAAAATTTAGAT gatataatttattcattatcgGAAGATGAAACTTCGGTGATCCGCACAAGGCATGAAGAGTTTGTAACATCAATTTCACTTATAACTTTAGATAGTAGTCCAATTACCCGAACAACGATAGCAGGAAAAATTTTTGCAAAACTTTTATCTAAGAAAATTCTTTCTATGGTTGCCATAACTCGagg aattgatGCTGTTCTTAAAGAATGGAATGAGTATTTGATGGATTATCCTCAATTTTTCTCCTATATTGCTGCCATTATTg ctccattattattatcacagaatgcttcctttgattttaataatttaaaagattcTTGTACATCAATACGACCTGACAATTCTAGTACATTTTTTACAGAAGTATTAAATAAAGTTCTTAGTTCCAAAGAAACGCAGAACATTAAAGAA CAACTAGGTGGTATATTGTGGATTTACAACAAGTGGATGACGTCAGAATATGTTCCTCTTGACGTATTTATGCCtaataaccaaataaataaatattttaaaaatgat cgAATTGGAATATTCCTTTTATCTATTGCCATGTATGATAAAATGAAGATGACTGATAGTAAACCTCTGTACGATGTATTGCACAGTTGGATAAGT actaatATCAGtgctgaaataataaaatgcccTCAGTTTGTGCGAGCATTAACTATAGCCATTGTCATTGTATGCTCTA AACCGAAACATTCATATGGAGATTTCTTTGATCATGTTCATGTGAAATTGTTGACCTGTTATATTCGGTCTGAACCGCTTCCGGAACCTGAAATCCAGGCAAGGGAAGTACAATGTCTATATGGCATTCAAATTATGTCTGCTGCGCTTGAACATCCTGGAG ACTGTTCCATAAGCTCTATCAGGATAGTGTTATAA
- the LOC100574654 gene encoding uncharacterized protein LOC100574654 → MDILYPCSLCSQNFTLRKHILKHMKTVHESNVPSICNDDSESLLSCSQCDKQYKSKGLLSKHIHSKHSISKPNLSKDTSKPLEKRVSQKLNAYLSLKDCLPANYSYKILAFKYLSYGQFKAKFQINNIDKDSFLDWLNSLCHITKVNYITENVPSNSLNNIHRIVYKCKNIDYWNVKSNSMLKNPTSCKASLTVIFEPLDDELPHQSKAVILMKHCHCHPMNCFTSMKLFYRIYFVYNQLIISLKNGKSAAGALHEYTIETIQNKGENHYLELMDSGVKSDVEFVYELYYRHIRKSKFSSPFVKRVDSLMQSVKYYNASIGTKSTVVKLIKNNIVVAIRTPLMGAINTDTVFVCSTSFDKCKTWFMFSKNDKNIMIPVGVIISTDDKDCLLKAGLCLWEKLGGTIKTVVVDLVYVDTFQTVFPKATVCVSKFHFLLSVWKWLISVTKNSNMIEELNCFVELKKIVCSESYIADHFSDTNFAIFIEKYPNFKQFMQNIDKNIFLFGSPMSSHPCSTISERKLIYYHTKSLSILQTFHFVITEIDLFYNNFSTDNPNNNQQIILNNFKEMFKDKNGFTYCSINENHSLYLVESDNFGKFFVDMCIGLCSCTINNVCSPCIHQVFLSECLNKKSINGSAHSDACILNTFNYDVEELNTEKKEFESILFEFQSVHNKIKEQFVIDPEYFKVGIQKFVSTWNNSLTSNKSLFLACHSLNNVHQSNLNKDDLYKHES, encoded by the exons atggatattttatatccaTGCAGTCTGTGTTCACAGAATTTTACAttaagaaaacatattttaaaacatatgaaAACTGTTCATGAATCTAATGTTCCTTCAATATGTAATGATGATTCGGAAAGCTTATTAAGCTGTTCACAATGCGACAAACAGTATAAAAGTAAAGGTTTGTTGAGTAAACATATACATTCAAAACACAGTATTTCAAAACCAAATTTGAGTAAGGACACTTCAAAGCCATTGGAGAAAAGAGTTTCTCAAAAGCTCAATgcttatttatcattaaaa GATTGCTTGCCAGctaattattcttataaaatattggcattcaaatatttatcatatggACAGTTCAAAGCAAAATTTCAGATTAATAACATCGACAAAGACTCATTTTTAGATTGGTTGAATAGTTTATGTCATATTacaaaagttaattatataactgaaaACGTACCATctaattctttaaataatatccaTCGA ATCGTATATAAGTGCAAAAACATTGACTATTGGAATGTTAAGTCTAATAGTATGCTGAAGAACCCAACTAGTTGTAAAGCAAGTCTAACAGTTATATTTGAACCTTTGGATGATGAATT ACCTCATCAATCAAAAGCTGTTATATTAATGAAACATTGTCATTGTCATCCCATGAATTGTTTCACATCAATGAAATTATTCtatcgtatatattttgtttacaatcaattaattatttcattaaaaaatggtAAGTCAGCTGCTGGTGCACTGCATGAATATACAATtgaaactatacaaaataaaggTGAAAATCATTATTTGGAATTAATGGATTCAGGAGTCAAATCAGATGTAGAATTTGTCTACGAGTTGTACTACAGGCATATAAGAAAATCTAAATTTTCATCACCATTTGTTAAACGTGTAGATTCATTAATGcaatctgtaaaatattataatgccagTATAGGAACGAAGAGTActgttgttaaattaataaaaaataatattgtggttgCTATTCGAACCCCACTAATGGGAGCAATTAATACTGATACAGTATTTGTGTGCTCAACTAGTTTCGATAAATGTAAAACATGGTTCATGTttagtaaaaatgataaaaatataatgattccTGTAGGTGTAATTATTTCCACTGACGATAAAGATTGCTTGTTAAAAGCGGGCTTATGTTTGTGGGAAAAATTAGGGGGCACTATCAAAACTGTTGTAGTAGATTTAGTGTATGTAGATACATTCCAAACTGTTTTTCCTAAAGCCACTGTATGTGTTtctaaatttcattttttgttgaGTGTATGGAAATGGCTTATTAGTGTcacaaaaaatagtaatatgatTGAAGAGTTAAATTGCtttgttgaattaaaaaaaatagtatgttcTGAAAGCTATATTGCTGACCATTTTTCAGATACAAACTTtgctatttttattgaaaaatatccaaatttcaaacaatttatgcaaaatattgataaaaacatttttttatttggttcacCCATGTCCTCTCATCCATGCTCTACAATTTCAGAACGGAAACTTATTTACTATCATACTAAATCACTTTCGATCTTACAAACATTTCATTTTGTTATTACTGAAATTGACTTATTCTACAACAATTTTTCTACAGATAAtccaaataataatcaacaaataattttaaataacttcaaAGAAATGTTCAAAGATAAGAACGGTTTTACTTACTGTAGTATAAACGAAAATCATTCTTTGTACTTAGTAGAAAGTGATAATTTTGGtaaattttttgttgatatgtGTATTGGACTATGTTCTTGCactataaataatgtatgttcTCCGTGTATTCATCAGGTGTTTTTAAGTgaatgtttgaataaaaaaagcattAACGGTTCGGCTCATAGTGATGcttgtatattaaatacatttaattatgatGTAGAAGAactaaatactgaaaaaaaagaatttgaaagcattttatttgaatttcaatcTGTTCATAATAAGATAAAAGAACAATTTGTGATTGATCCAGAGTATTTTAAAGTTGGCATTCAGAAGTTTGTTTCAACTTGGAACAACAGTCTaacatcaaataaatctttatttttagcCTGTCATTCTTTAAACAATGTTCACCAATCAAACTTAAACAAAGATGATTTATACAAACatgaatcataa